The sequence tcttacatatgatataggccctcttttatcatctgggccctacacttgttgatcatccaaacccccacttgagcacttgtcccatcagacgcccttaccagttctttgtgagttgcagtgaccaaggtaacactgttcaggggtcttctcttcattaatgtggccaggagagtagttgtggtgcgtttaatgtggtggtgatagcctttgctgggatattttgtgccttctttctttttacgtgtTTGGAGTGAGGGCTATAGTAACTAGGATGCATCATTGatctgaactttggaatttccgaggaggaattactcctcggacgtgtTTTCTTCGCCCCAGTTGGCTGGGGCAGGGATTATGGGCCGCGACGTCTCCTCGGACATAATCGTCCTCAAAAGGGCCAAAGGCCCAGCCAACTTGTTATTCTGGGCCGAtccccacaattattattttaaaaaatgatttatttatttttaatttttttaaaaaatatatttttattttttaataaaaaaaattgaaaaaaaaaaccttttgcCACGATATTTTCAAAGTAAATCGTTGcaatatatgaaatttattgcaacaaaaatcgTGTTGCATAAATCTATTGCCTCAAAGTTTATTACAATGGCTTGCATCGATTTTTTGTTGTTACAATAACACCTTATTGCAACGACATTGGTTGTTATTGTAATGactttttttgttgtattaagtcttttttcttgtagtggaCAACAATTAAAACTGTAAACCTAAATTATAGAAAGTACCCTaagaaatcataatttttttaatcaattaattgtttGCAAGTATTTCCTTTGTCTAAATTGATGCAGTCATACAAAcgtttaataataataataacaacaacaataataataatgaaaataatattgaaTGGTCAGTCATACAAAATTTGAAGATGAAGcaaacattttaaatatttaatacgCAGATTGAGGCAAATATAGTTTTTGCAATAatctataaataattaaagGGCATAATGAAAAGGtaatacttttattttctttttctttttctttttctttttttagcgCTCTATTTGTTTCGTTGGAAaactttatataaaaataatttcccaatTTTTCAGTATTAGAtagttttaaaacaaaataggtcaaatgaaaattttatttagttaatggaaaactttgttaaaatatgacttatttttaagagattgttttccaataaAATTTGTTGGAAAACAATCTATCTCACTCTCACTCCCACGAAACAAAGGGTTTGAAGCTACTGATGTCTATTGAGAACTAAGTAGAGTCTAGGATCATGAATATGAACTAAATTGTATTACTTCTTTTCATATAGTCCGTTTCTTTATTAGGATAGACAAGGTATATCCTTGAAGTGTTATTTGGCTTCTACATTAGATTTTCAGTTCGTCACCAAGTTTGGTGTTCTTGAgcttgcattaaaaaaaaactggtcTACAATTGCTTTTTTAAAATGTGACTATAGGTCCTAAAAACGCTGGTATAGGTCCATTTTTCCTATAACTGCGTTTTTAAGTGTGGCCTACACGCCGTGGCAATAGACCGACTGGTCTATAGTCGTGTTTTTAAAAGTGTTGTCATATGTTTTTAAAAACGTAAACAGGGGGACCCGGCTCCCTTAGACCCCACCTAGGTCCATCCCTAACATCATCACACTtataatatatgaattttacGAGTTAGTCATATACATACATTATGAGAGTGATTTTGTacataaatatatgatttttttttaatcctatgAGAGAGGAAAGACTCACGAGGACGGACTCAATAATTTCCACATgcgaaaacaacaaaaaaagaatgcTTTTTGCGACGACTTATAGTGCCCGTTTGGTTTCAGCTGAAACCAGCATTCACGTTTTGcgttttacctttttttttttttcctgtaccGTTTCTGCTTTAGGGGGACAAGAGTATTGTTCACACACTGTTGAGCACTATTCATACACTATTTGACACTGTTTAcggattaaaaaatattaaaaatgggtcccacgatactattcacacatttaaaaataatcgTTTTCAGTGTcagtaacaataagttcaatctaAACTGACCCATAGTCTCTGCTTAATGTCTTCTTTAGTCGGCTTGAAATATGATGGTCAGAAAGAATCTACGTAAAGTGGCACAAATTTGTTTACCGCTGCTGTTATTTGTCTTAGGCATTCCATTCATCGCGTGTTGCACGGTAGACTATTGAACGCAATTGTTGAGACCATTCTAGACGATTAGACAATGTTAGACTATTGAAAGCAATTGTTGAGACCATTCTAGACGATTAGGcgatgtattattattatttttttctttattaacaTAGTAAGCAAGAGAAATTTGTTCCGCATTTTGGATCTTCCAGAGCCATAGATGATTTGTCAATGACCTTAATGGACGGAGCCACTCTTGGACAATGGGCGGCAATTCTCaccccgcccccccccccccccctctctccccccccaaactttttttattaaaaaaaaaattattagtatatTATGGGTATtgattttagcaattttaatctataaaattacactttgctttcttaacaattttttttaattcttttgagAGTAATACTATAGTCACaaaattttctacaatatttttacaaatggtcgaggtaacaaatttttattagttcgTATCTAAACTCACAACTTACATTacttttttacataaaaataaccACTaatcacatcaatttataaaaacattTGTAGCACTagcatttttttcattttaaagactataaaaaaaagtttataaatctaaaatctaaaacaaaatatacaagctcaaaaaaaattagcacagtaacaaaaattaccaataacaaaaataatatatatattacccaaaacaaacaacctaaccctttaaaaaaatttaacaaaataattttgtccttatCCAGCAATACGCATCAAagacactaaaaaaataataaataaataaataaaacctcaGCGGCTAACACAGTAGAGCTGGATGCTGAAGCCATCGCATGTAACTAGGCCTGTCCACAGGTCGGGGTGGTTCGAGTTTGAGCCTGAACTGAACTTGACCCATTTGGGTCAGGTGGTTGGATATTAGACCCGTAGTCAACCGAATAGTCGGGTCGGATCCAGTGCTTCAGGCCACCGGATGAGCGGGTCGGACTTGTCAATTAGGCAGGTTTGGGTCATTAATGGGCCCAATTTTTGGACTtctatgaaatttattttagttcaattttttcgGCCCTTTTAGCCCAAATTAAGGAGTTTGgtagttttaaaaattacttgagtgtcatatttttttaacttttcatataaaacaaattgggcctccttttttttttttttttttaaatgggccTTCAAGATAAACTTAAATTAAGCAACTACTTCACTTGTAAATCTATTGAGCCTTCAGAACATAACTTCCTGGAAAAAATACCTTACCATAGGTCACAAAAAAAGCCAATTTTACCACCTGTTAAGCATTAAATATCCTGAACAAAACACCCCAACACAACACACAAAATAAACCTATTTTTACTACATCTGTTAAGCATCCACACATTgaccacaaaaaataaacacatcaaCTTATATTGTAAAACCTAGACAAAGAGCACAACACATCAACACACAAAATCCTATTTTCACCACCTATGACTTGTTAAACAACCACATTGACTACCCAAAAATTAACACAACCAATAACCTagacaaaatagcaaaacaatacACAAAACATGCCTATTTTTACCACCTGACAGTAAGCCAATATCTTAACACAAGTCATATATATTCAAGAAAAACTCATAAGCATAAAAGCCAGTAGCTTAACCTGTGTTAAACCTTCACTTGCCAACCACACAACAAGTaatatttccaacaaaaaataaGCCAACCACAGCAAGCATAAGCTACAGATTTATATTGCAATACttccatctatatatataaaatggttATATAATAGGTGAGCCATATAGGCTGAGAAGGGAATTAGATTATTGCAAGTTTATAAGGCAGTAAATCATAAGAAGGCAGTAACCTTGCTGGCCAGACAATGTTCCCagcaatataattaattaaaattatgaaataccacaagtatttccaaaaaaatagcttttCCCAAGCATTAAATGACAAATACTCAAGCTAATAAGTCTATaactaatagaaaagaaaacctatatGATTCCTAGGATTTCTTTTCTATAAGCATTAAGATTAGTATTATTAGAAAAGCAATTTACAAAAGAGCTTCCAAAATGTTCCCAAAAGGCTACTTCCTTCACAAAACAAATGACTcctcctacaaaagacaaaaaaatatttaacaaataataCATTACTACCAAATGCAAGACCAAATAGAAAGGGAAGCAAGTTTATAACAGTAAGAGGCCAAAGGCAGTAACATACCAAGTCAATTATCAATCTTCAACACTAATTAAGGGTCGTTTGCTTAAGCTAAAACCCAATTTGGAGCTGGTACTTGCTGATGCACTTGATGATGATTGTTGAtttaaaactagaaaagaaaaggaaataaataaaatatattaaattttgtttgaatacATGAGACattcaataataattaatagacAATAAGTACCAGAATTTAAACATATTACCTAAATCATGAAATTCCTCCTCCAATGCCTCAACCTCATCCCTTGATTGGCAATGAGAAATTGGTACTCAGCCAATTTTGTGCACATACAAGGTTTTGAAccatgagaggagagagagaacttCAAAATGGATCAACAATGCGGCCTCCAGTGCTAAATGCTAACTCAAATGCAACAGTTGAAACTGGTACAACCAGCACATCCTTAGCCACTTTGGACAACATTGGGTACCTACTAGAATTGTTCTTCCACCACCCCAATACCTCAAAATTCACATCCTTTCTACCATCACAATTTTCAGCCAAATACTTTTCAAACTCATTACTACAACCTACAAATTGCTCAGCTTCTAAGAAAAGCTCATATCGAGAGTGAACCATCACATATGGATCACTAGCATCACCTACCATTTGTGTCCTCTCACTCCCACTTGGTTCTTGAACATTTGGGGAATTAATAGAACAGTAAAAAGTATACAACTTCATCAAAAGATCTTTCACCTTATAAACCATCACTTTCCCCACTACATTCTCATAAattcagaaaaagaaaacttcaaaaacttcaatttttttcatggaTCAAGAACCACAGCCACATACAAAAGAGGATTAATTTTATCATCTTCCCCCAAATACTTCTCAAATTTAGTTTGCATGTTTGTGGCTGTGTTTTTCAAGAGGGTTTGGGATTTCACTAAATGAGAAATACACTCCTGAATAACAAAGATCTCATCAAAAAATGCATTTAAGGTAACATACAAAGAGCCGGAGAACTTCTTTGTTGCATTGTAAAAAAGCCTCAAGAAAGTCACAAATGCACTACAATTTTGGAAATCACTCATACAAGGAGATCCCAAACCACCACTATCTTCCTTGGTCCTAAAGTATGATGAATAACCATCATCTTCAAAGTCCATCCTAAGGAATACTTTCTCGAATTTTTCAGCAGTTTCTAACATAAAGTAAGTTGAGTTCCACTTAGTAGGTGCATCTAGACAAAGAAGACTCTTGGACTCCATACCTAACCTCTCCATAAAACTCCtaaaagtttgatttctattggGCGAGAACTTCACATACCTCACAGCTTCACGCACCCTAGCAACAAATGCATCAATTTCTTTCAAACCCTCCCCAACAATGAGATTTAGGATATGGGCACAACACCTCATGTGCATGTACTCAGTTTCTAAAACTGTCCAATTCCAATATGTTGTTACCctttgcaaaaatttaattgtgGTTAAATTGGAGCTAGCATTATCCATTGTCAAAGTGAATATGCCATCAATACCTCACTCACGCAAAGACATCTCAATCTTTCTACCTATAGTCTCCCCCTTATGATCTTCAactttacaaaaatttaaaattctcttATGCAACTTCCAAGCATCATCAATAAAGTGACATGTGAGACacatataattcaaattttgaatagaaGTCCATGTGTCCGTAGTAAGACACACCCTACAACCCTTCAAGGATTTCCttagcttctctctctcactattatCAATTCCAATCACATCTCTAGCCACAGTTTGACGAGATGGAATATCCTTTAGACAGAGCTTAGGTTGTAAGGTAGTTACATATCTCTTAAACCCATACCCCTTAACACACCTAAAAGGCAACTCATCAATTATAATCATTTCAGCTAGTGCCTTTCTAGAAGCCTCAACAGAAAAGGTTGTTGACACAAGTTGGAACCCTTCATCTCCAtgatttttgggttcaaaagcTAAGGTTTTCTACCCTTTATCATCTCTATTAGGGTTCTTGCGATAGTTTGTCACGTGCTAACAAATTACTAGTACCACAACTCTTACTACCagcatgatatgattttttacACCCTTAGTGATTCCCTTATCTAcctttactttttcaaaatgattCCAAGCTAAAGAATTTTTCCTACCATTACCAGTACTAATCTTACTCACTTTGCTAGGTGGAACTGGGGCAACTCACCATCAATAGCTTCAGCTTGGGTTGCTGTAGCAACCTCTTAGGTGGTAGTGGCAGTGGTAGTGGCAGTAGCACCATCAACTTGGGTGGCAGTAGAACCATTAACTTGTGTAGTGGTAGAACCATCATCTTGTGTAGAAACAGAGGGAGCATTAGTAAAGGAATCTAtgacctaaaaaaataaaatatagatattaGCAAACTAgaacaacaacaattaataataataatcacacaaccaaaaaggaaaatcttTGATGCTTGAATCCAAATAACAGTATTCTACATGATGTAGCTAGCATCAAagtcacccccccccccaattccAAATCCTGGTTCCGTTCGTAGCACCTCCTTACAAGTACTAAGTACGGGTGAGCACGGTTTCCAAGACCTAAGATGGCAGGAGTGTGGGGTAGATTTAGGAATTTCTaaccatgattaaaaaaaacaaacctcATTAGATGATTTTAATTATATCCATATATTCTTGATTAAGGAACAATAAGTCTAGATgcatactattttttttttcataactattAACGTGACTTTATACACTAGTGtatgataaatatatatttgacattttttttaaataattacaatatgctactAAGCACTTTATACATGAAGATgtgtcaattcagctacaagacCATTAGCAAATACCTTTTTGACATAAATGTTAGAAACAGATTTTTAACTCCTAAAAAAGGGGAAGGGGGAAAAGAAGTATATTTTTAACTATAGAATTGTTTTAAAAGTAAAGTTTTAAACTAAAGAGATCTTTCATTAGTGCTTTCAGTTTTTGGCAaattatcttctcaaaaaaaaaaaagtttttggcAAATTAAAGCGAATAAAACTATAAAGTTATGAATCTATAAAACATGAATATAGTGAATTCTTAAACTTTTTCCTCAAGGACTTTTGTAGAGGGTTGTTGAACACCTCAAATGTTGGCTTAAAGCTCTGTCTAGAACAAAAGGCACTTTATGGCTCTGCTAAACTTAAAGCTAAAGACCTTAAAAGTGGTGTCATTGTGCGAGAGACAGCATTATTGGGATACACCTAGGTGGACAAGTTAGAGCATCCATATTTGGCATGCTAAAACTCCAAATATGCTAAAATTTGAATCAAATTCCATAAATCTTGCATTACCCACACTtctaattctaaaaaattttaccatTGAGCTACAGTACCATCCTACTTTTATGATGGTACTGTAGTAagatggtattttttttaaatgttattttattgggttttagggttttatttgcatattgggttatattattttatagtgtagatataatattttaatgtgttgtatggtaaaataaaagttgggatggtaggtgttttgtaaaatggtatggtataatagataaaatagcttttgagatggtaaaatgagattttttttaaaaccaaatacTAATGTTCTTAGGCTATGTTAATTGTCTCTGAAAAATAACAATTCAAACTTTGTCTTGTTTAAGACCACTAGTATTAGATGGGTtgaatgctaaaaaaatttagcatttagtgcaccaaagattttaaattttaaaaaaaaaaaaaaaaaaaaaaaaaaaaaaaaaactccatcaGATGtgttaaatgccaaaaaaagtTTAGCATTAGCTATTGTCAAGGGTTCTTTCTACGTTTCTTTTTCTAAGAAGGAAGTCAAGCCTGACACTCCACATAATGGGCTTCAAAGTATCATTTTGTTGCTGCTAGTTTGTGCGCAAACATTGAGTCCAAGTCCAAGGGGAAGACGCTGCAAAGTGGGCTTATCCTTTATTTCTACCGTAGAAGGaacttttctccagtttctgccgcaaaaggaacttttctccagtttctGCCGCAAAAGGAACTTTTCTCC is a genomic window of Quercus lobata isolate SW786 chromosome 2, ValleyOak3.0 Primary Assembly, whole genome shotgun sequence containing:
- the LOC115961583 gene encoding zinc finger BED domain-containing protein RICESLEEPER 2-like, yielding MDNASSNLTTIKFLQRVTTYWNWTVLETEYMHMRCCAHILNLIVGEGLKEIDAFVARVREAVRYVKFSPNRNQTFRSFMERLGMESKSLLCLDAPTKWNSTYFMLETAEKFEKVFLRMDFEDDGYSSYFRTKEDSGGLGSPCMSDFQNCSAFVTFLRLFYNATKKFSGSLYVTLNAFFDEIFVIQELGKVMVYKVKDLLMKLYTFYCSINSPNVQEPSGSERTQMVGDASDPYVMVHSRYELFLEAEQFVGCSNEFEKYLAENCDGRKDVNFEVLGWWKNNSSRYPMLSKVAKDVLVVPVSTVAFELAFSTGGRIVDPF